In Acidimicrobiales bacterium, the sequence CGTACTTGAAAGTTCATATACGGCCGACAATTTTCGTACGCGAGGGGCGGGGGGACCTCTTCCCTGGTCACCCCGCCGGCCGGACCCGGTCCTCGATCTCCCAGGCGTGGTCCAGGGCGTGCCAGGCCGTGCGCCGGATCCCGTACCGGGCCGGCCATCGCAGCCCACCCCGCGGACCGCGGTCGGGGACCTCTCCTCGGGCCCGGGCCGCCGCCGCGTCGGCCAGGGCCTTCCTGAGCGCCGCCGGGTCCCGCCGGTCAGAGGCCGCCACCTTCCCGCCGAGGCGACCGAGGTACCCGCCGGCGCCATCGAGGACATGGGCCCGGATCTTGTCGAGGTTGCGCCCGCCGCCCCGGGGCCCCGTGGCCAGCGCCGCCCCGACGGCGTCGTCGGCGATCCGGTCGAAGGCGTGCCAGCACGACTGCAGGATCCGGAGCCATCGGTCGAGCTCCTTGCCTCCGATGGGCTGCTCGTCCGCGAACGGCACCGCTCCGGGAGCACCGAAGTCGGTGCTGGAGTCCCCGGGCAGTCGCTCGACCACCTCGAGGTCACCGGCGCGAACCACCCCCAGGCCCCGAGCCCGGGCTCCGAGGGCGGCCTTGTAGCGCCCGGCGTAGGCGGCCAGAGCCTCGAGCGCCGCCTCCTCGTCGCCGCCGCTGCGACACCACCCGGGCCAGTCCACGGCGGCGGCGAAGGTGCGCTTCTGGCCCACCTCGACGTACACCGGAAGGGCCGACGAGGAGGCGGGGGTCATGAGACGGGCTTGACCCGGAGGAGCCTGGGCACAGCCCCGCGGGCCGCGAAGGGCCGCCACGAGCCCTCCGGCTGGGCCATTCGGTCGGCGACGATCCACAGAACACCCGGGTTGTGCCCGAGCCCGCTGTGGCTTCCGACCACCTCCACGCTCTGGCTGATGGGCGATGCCGCCTCGACGCACGAGCGCCACGCCACCACGCCGTCTCCCCGCGTGTAGATCGCGGTGGTAGGGACGGTCAGCGGCCTGCGGTCGTGGAGGTGGAACGGGCTTCCCATGGTGACCACCTGGCGCACCACGGCCGGGGCGCCCGGAGTAGGAGGGGCCACACCGAGGCCAGACCGGCCGCATCGAGTCCGGCCCGGCTCCACGCTTCAGCGCACCGGCGTCTGCGACTCGACCGGGTTGCGCCGGGCGGTGAGATGCAGGATCAGGTCCTGAGCCGATCCGGTCACCTCCCGGCCGTCACCATGGGACCAGTCGATGTCGGTGGCGACGAGTCGCCCGGTGATCTCGGTCCCGAAGTGGGCGTGGACACCCCCGCTCGTCAGGTCCTCCAGCACCTGGCGCACGGTGGCGTCCGGGAACACCCGGGGCCGGCCGAGGGGCACGGTGACGTCCAGTCCGTGCACCACGACGTGGTTGAGGGCACCGGCATACCCGCCCCCGGGAGGCGTCCAGTGCTGCATGACGTCGCTGCGCAACTGACCCACCAGGTCGGCGCTCGGCAGCTCCGAGTCCCGGGACGCAACCCGGTTGGACAGGACGGTGAAGTCGAAGCCGCACTGCCGGAGCTCGGCCATGAAGGCCTCCTCCGAATACCGGGCGGGCATCGTCAGGTGAGCGACGACCTCGCGCAGCCGCCAGCCCTCGCAGAGCGACGGCGTGTCCCACTCACTCGGGGACAGTTCCGCCAGAAAGTCAGCCAGGGCCAGGCATCCGGCCCCCACGACGGGCTGCAGGCTGTCGTCTGAAGTTGACATGGGCGCCTCCTCGGTCGTCGCTCCCCTATCCGACGGCACCGAGGCCTCCGATTCATCGGCCCGGCATCACGCCGGCGGCGCTGGCGCCCCCACCCCCTTCAGGTGGGACGCGAGACAAGGGCGCGACACACCTCGACAAGCTGGGCGGCGGCAGCTGCATCATCGGCTCTGAGCTCGGCCTCCCGGTGCTCCGCCCGAGAGCGCTCCCGGCCCGTCCGAAACCGCACTCCCAGGTGCTCCCCATCGACGGCGAGCTCCTCGATCCACGGCCACTCCGCCCACAGCACTCCGCCGGCACCCATGACGCTGCCGGCAAACGAGCGGTCTCCCGCGAAACACAGGGCGGAGTGGACGGCGACCCACTGGCCTCGTCCGCTCGCCTCCCAGGGTGGCCGGGCAGCTCCGAGCGAGCTCCGCGCACCCACGTGGCGGAGGAGCACCACACCACTGGCCGATGCGAGGCTCGGTTGAAACCTGAAGGGGTGCGGCTTCGGGAGTGGGTTGTCCGGCGTCGTGCTTCTGCGCCACGGACTCACCCGCACAACCGTATAGGCGACCCGCCGGCGGTCCGCATTCAGCCGGAGGCGGTCCGGTATCCTCGATCCCTTCGGCGGATCAAGGGAGATCAGCAGATGAACAGATGGATCGGCGCGCCGGTGCTCCTCGGGTCATTGGCGCTGGGACTGGCGGCGTGCGGAGGCTCCTCCGGTTCAGGTAGCGCCAGCTCCGGAGGATCCGACAACGGGGAGGCAGCCAAGTCGGTCAGCCAGATCGGCCACGACGTCGAGGCGGCCATGAAGGGCCTCAAGAGCTTTCACATCTCGGGCTCGGTCACCGACAGCGGACAGACGATCGGTCTCGACCTGGCCGTCGAGAACTCGGGCCCGGGCGGCGGGACGATGTCCATAAACGGCTCGTCGTTCCAACTCGTGGTGAACGGGTCGAAGCTGTACTTCAAGGGGGACCAGGCCTTCTGGGAGAAGACCGGGGGCGTCAATGCCAGTGTCGCCAACCTCTTCGCCGGCAAGTGGGTCACCGGCGTGCCGAGTACGTCGGACCTGCAGAGCCTCGCTCAGCTGACCAACATCAACAGCTTCGT encodes:
- a CDS encoding maleylpyruvate isomerase family mycothiol-dependent enzyme, which produces MSTSDDSLQPVVGAGCLALADFLAELSPSEWDTPSLCEGWRLREVVAHLTMPARYSEEAFMAELRQCGFDFTVLSNRVASRDSELPSADLVGQLRSDVMQHWTPPGGGYAGALNHVVVHGLDVTVPLGRPRVFPDATVRQVLEDLTSGGVHAHFGTEITGRLVATDIDWSHGDGREVTGSAQDLILHLTARRNPVESQTPVR